CTCCCGGGGCGTAGCCGGACCGGTCCAGCGTTCCCGTTCCGGCTCGGGCTCCGGATCCCGCTCCCGTGCTGTCCGGGGACCGGCCATCGGCGGACCTGACGCCCGAGAACCTGACGTCCGAGAACCTGACGCCCGGGGACCGGCCATCGGCGGACCTGACGGCCGGGGACCTGGCGTCCGGCCCCCTGTCGCCCAGCGCTCCTGCTCCGGCTCCGGATCCACCTCCGGATCGTCGTAGCGGCTGCGCGGCGGCTCCTCCGGCTCGTTCCACTGCTCCGGATCCCGCCCAGGGCCCGCCCAGCGGTCCTGCGGCGGCTCGGGTTCCGGCGTCGTCCGCCGATACGCCGACCAGGCGCCCTGCCGCCACACCAGCAGGTCGGGACTGAGCAGATTCTGGTCGCCCGCGAAGAAGATCCGGTCAACCGCTCGCCGTACCTTCTCCATGCCCGGCCGCGACTCCGTACCCGTGACGATCACCACGTCCCGGGCCGGTACGCCCACGACCAGTTCGCCCGGTACAGACCGTTGCAGATCCTCCCAGACCTCCGCCGCGAGCAGCACGCTGGACTCCAGCCCGCCGAAGGAGAGCATCGGGGCCGGCGGCTGCCCGTCGATCCGCAGCCGGGGCAGCAGCCGGTAGAGGTTGTCGACCGCCACCTGGCGAAGCTCACGCTGGCCGACGTCGAGCTCGTCGAGATCGTCCCAGGTAACGAGGCGGTTGCCGTACGGCGGACCGAACGAGTAGCCGACGTCGAGATCCTGGGTGAAGTCTTCCAGCACGTGGTCCGCGCCATAGCGGGCGTCGTCGGTCGACACCAGCATCGGTAGAAACATTGTGCTCGTCAACTGCACGCTTCGAAACCTAGTATGTGCAGGCCAGAACGTCACGCCCTGAGCCGATCGTTTGTTACCCGCAACGGTAGCCTGCTGGGCGTACGACCGGTCCCGCGCCCGTAGCTCAGCGGATAGAGCAGCTGCCTTCTAAGCAGTTGGCCGCAGGTTCGAATCCTGCCGGGCGCACCGTACCCCCCTTACGCGGAGGACCCGCCCGCGCTGCCCGCTCGGGGTGATCCATACTTGTCCGGACTCTGGCCGGCCGTGGAGGTAGGAATCGTGAAGCTTGCCGAGGCACTGGCCGACCGCGCCGCCGCCAGCCGCCGGGTGGAGCAGCTCCGGGGGCGCATCGTGAGCAACGCCCGGCACCAGGAGGGCGAGTCACCCGCCGAGGACCCCCAGCAGTTGCTGGCCGAGGTCGGTGAGGCGCTCGACCAGCTCGAATCGTTGATCCGGCGGATCAATCTGACCAACGCGGCGGTGGCGGTCGGCGACGGCACGCTGACCGACGCGCTCGCCCGCCGGGACGTACTGCGACTGCGGCACTCGGTGGTCACGGCGGCGGCGGACGCGGCGGCCGGCACCGACCAACGGGCGATCGTCCGGCAGCTCCGGTCCGAGCTGAAGATGCTTCCCGCGTTGCCGGTGACGGAGCTGCGCGGTCAGGCCGACGTCCTGGCACGGGAGATCCGGGAGCTGGACGTACGGATCCAGCGCACCAACTGGGAGGCGGACCTGCTGGGCTAGCTTCGGCGGTGAAGACGTGGAGCAGGTAGTCGTTACCGGAGGCGTGCACAATCCGAGGTCGGCGGTTTCCGGCCACCTTCTTGGCGCGCGAAGGGCAGCGTGGGGTTCGACTCCCCGACGTACAGTGCAGCCCAGCACAGCGCACAAGTGATCGGGTATCGCGCACGGCACATCACCAACGTGCAGATTCGGTAACGGTGAGGGCGGGGTCGGGGTATCTCCACGTCATCGACGCCGCAGCAGGTCGCGGCAGTGCCACCGGCACGATTTCGCCGAGGGCGCAAGCCGTGCGCTGACAGCGAAAGCGCGCGCCTTCCCGGCGTTCCCGTCACTACGTTGGGCGCATGACTGACCTGCATGTCCCCATGGCACGTGGCGGAAGCCCCTCCCCCAGCTCGCTCGACGACTCGGTCTACAACCGGCTCCTGAAGGAACGCATCGTCTTCCTCGGCAGCGAGGTCACCGACGAGTTGGCGAACCGGATCTGCGCCCAACTGCTCCTGCTCGCCGCCGAGGACTCCGAGCAAGACATCAACCTCTGGATCAACTCCCCGGGCGGCTCGGTCTTCGCCGGCATGGCGATCTACGACACCATGCAGTTCATCGACAACGACGTGTCCACTGTGGCCATGGGGATGGCCGGCTCGATGGGGCAGTTCCTGCTCTGCGCCGGAACACCCGGCAAGCGGTACGCCCTGCCGCACGCCCGGATCATCATGCACCAGCCGTCCGGCGGGATGGGCGGTACGGCGTCCGACATCGCCATCCAGGCCGAGCAGATGCTGCACACCAAGCAGATGCTGCTGGAGATGATCGCTCAGCACACCGGGCAGACGTACGAGCAGATCGTGGCCGATGCCGACCGGGACCGCTGGTTCACCGCGACCGAGGCCAGGGACTACGGCTTCATCGACAAGGTGGTCGCCGGCGCCAGCCAGGTCCCCGAGAACGCCGAGACCGCCGGCTGACGGCGATCGGGACGGCGCCGCCACCACCCCTGACCTGCACCCCGCCCGAACACCGGGACGGCGCCAGCCATACGTAGACGCCCGTGGATCGCACGTGTCAGCATTGATCCACGGATCTGGAGGTGGGCGTGCAGGTTCGGGGCGTGCTCGTGCAGGTGCTCGGTCCGGTGCGCGGCTGGCGCGACGGCCAGGAACTCGACCTCGGTCCGGCCGGGCGACGTGCCGTGCTCGGCCTCCTCGTCCTGGCCCGGGGCCATCCCCTGCCGCGCGCCGAACTCATCGACGCGCTCTGGGGCGACCATCCCCCACCCACCGCGGCGAACATCCTCCAGACGCACGTCAAGCACCTCCGCCGACAGCTCGAACCCGACCGGCGACCACACTCGCCCAGCACCGTGCTGCCGGGCGTGGGCGACGGCTACGCCCTCCGGTTGTCCAGCGAACAGGTCGATCTCGGCAGGTTCCGTACCCTCGTCGGTGCGGCCACCGCCGCGCAGCGCACCGGTGACGTACGGGGCGCCGCCGTCCTCTCCGGTGAGGCGCTCGCACTCTGGCGGGGCAATCCGATGGCCGACGTACCCCTGCTCGCCGACCATCCGAAGGTGCTGGCGCTGACCCGGGAACGCCAGGCGGCACAGGCCCGGTACTGCGACGCGATGCTCGAACTCGGTGCGGGCGCCGAGGTGCTGTCCACAGTGGCCGAAATGGCGGCCGGTCAGCCGTTCGACGAGGAGGCCCAGGCCCGGCTGATCCGGGCGTACCACGCGCTGGGGCAGCGGGCCCAGGCGTTCGCCGCCTACCGCACGGTCCGCCGCCGGCTCGCCGACGAACTCGGGGTCGATCCCGGTCCGGTGCTGGCCGCGGCCCACGCGGCGCTGCTGCACCAACCGGCACCCGACCGGCCGGTCCCGACCGGGACCGAGCCGGATCCGCCGGCCGGCGCCGAGGTCGGCGCCGCCCCGCCGGACCCGGTCCCGGCGCCGACACCGACGGCCGTGCCACGGCAGCTTCCCGCCGACGTGTACGGCTTCACCGGGCGCGAGGCCGAACTCCGGCACCTCGACCAGCTGCTAGCCGTGGAGTACGACCACGAGCCCGCCCCGGCACCGGAGGATCCGACCGATCCACCGTCGACGGTCGCTGCCGCCGCCCCGACACCGGCTCACCGGAGCAGCGATGCGACCCCGGCCCACCGGAGCACGGACGCGCCGCCGCCGGTGGTGATCGTGGCGATCTGCGGTACCGCCGGGGTCGGCAAGACCGCGCTGGCCGTGCACTGGGCCCACCGGCTCCGGGCGCGGTTCCCGGCCGGGCAGCTCTACGTCAACCTGCGCGGCCACGACGACGGGCAACCCATGCCCGCCGGAGACGCCCTGGCCCGGCTGCTCGCCGCGCTCGGCGTACCCAGTGACGAGATCCCGCTCGACCTCGACGAGCGGGCCGCCCGGTACCGGACGGAGTTGACGGACCGGGCGATGCTCGTCGTACTCGACAACGCCGCCTCGGTCGAACAGGTCCGGCCGCTCCTGCCCGGCACCGCGCCGGGGATGGCGCTGGTGACCAGCCGGGACACGCTGGCCGGTCTGGTCGCGCTGCACGGTGCACGCCGGCTCGCCCTGGAACCGCTGCCACCGGCCGACGCCGTCGGGCTGCTCCGGCTCCTGGTCGGTCCCCGCGCCGAGGCCGAGCCGCAGGCCGTCACGGAGCTGGCCGAGCAGTGCGCCCGGCTGCCACTCGCGCTCCGGGTCGCCGCCGAACTCGCCGGCAGCCGGCCGGACGACCTGCTCGCGGATCTGGTCGGAGAGCTGGCCGACCATCGTCGGCGGGTACGGCTGCTGGACACCGGCGGGGATCCGCGCGGGGCGGTCCGTACCGTCTTCTCCTGGTCGTACCGGCATCTCGCGCCGGCCGACGCGGTGCTGTTCCGCCGGCTCGGCCTGCATCCGGGTGCCGACATCGGCACGTACGCCGCCGCGGCGCTCGCCGGCCTGGACGTGACCCGGGCGGAGCGGATACTCGCGGTGCTGGCCAGGGCGCATCTGATCCAGTCGACCGGGCGGTCCCGGTGGGTGATGCACGACCTGCTGCGGGCGTACGCGGCCGAGGTGTGCGGCGCCGAGGATCCGGAGCCGGAACGGGCGGTGGCGCTGACCCGGCTCCTCGACCACTACCTGGCGACCGCCGCGACGGCGATGGACGCGCTCTATCCGGCCGAGCGGCACCACCGGCCCGAGGTTCGCCGACCGGAGGCGGACGAACGGGTGCCGGTCCCGCCGATCGACGACCGTGACGCGGCGCGGAACTGGCTGGACACCGAACGGGCGGCACTGGTGGCGGTCTGCGGGTTCGCGGCGACCCAGGGCTGGCCGGGGCACGTGGTCTCGCTGGCCAACACCCTCTACCGCTATCTGGAGAGCGGCCACCACCTGGACGCGTTGGACATCCACACGCAGGCGCTGCACGCCGCCCGGCGCTCCGGCGACGAGGCAGGACAGGCACACGCCCTGACCAGCCTCGGCGCCGTACACCGGCTGCGCGGGCGGTACGCGGACGCGATCGAACACCACGAACGGGCGCTGGTGATGCACCACCGCGGTGGCGACCGGTACGGCCAGGCGCGGACCCGGTCCAACCTCGGCATCGTGTACGAGCGGCTGGGTCAGCGGGATCCGGCGATCGAGCACCAGCGCGAGGCCCTCGACCTCTACGGGCGACTCGGTGACCGGTACGGCGAGGCCGGCGCGCTGACCAACCTCGGCAACGTCTACAGCGAGTTGGGCCGGTACGACGAGGCGGCGGAACTCCTCAGCCGGTCACTGGACCTGTTCCGGGTGCTCGGTGACCGGGTCGGCGAGGCGATCGGGCTGTGCAACCTCGGCGACGTGCAACGCGAGTTGGGCCGGTACGACGAGGCGGCGGCCACCCTCCGGCGCTCCCTTGGCCTGTTCCGGGAGGCCGGGCACCGCAACGGCGAGGCGACCGCGCTGTCCAACCTGGGCCGGGTGCAGACCGGGCTGGGCCGGTACGACCTCGCCGCCGAGGAGTTGGGGCAGGCGCTGGCCTGGTTCCAGGAGACCGGCCACCGGTACGGGGAGGCGAGCGTCCTCAACAGTCTCGGCGACGCGCTGTACGCCGGCGACCACCTCGCCGAGGCGGGCGTCCGGTACCGGGCGGCGCTGGCGATCGCCGTCGAGACGGGCGACCGCGACGAGCAGGCCCGGGCGCACCTGGGACTCGCCCAGGTGGATCGCGCCGGGACCGCCGCCCCGCCCGGCCCACCCGGCCCGGCGGGTTGGCCGGGGCAGCCGCCGCTGAGCGGTGATTTCGGCTTGTCCGCCCCGGGGCGTCGCCACTAACCTCGCGACGTGCTGATTCGGAGCTTTGCCGAGGCCGACTGGCCCGAGGTGTGGCCGATCGTCCGGGAGGTCGTCCGGGCGGCGGACACGTTCACCTACGACCCACGGATGACCGCCGAGCAGGCACGCGAGATCTGGGTCGAGGCCGGCCCCGGGCTCACGGTCGTCGCGGTCGAGGACGGCCGGGTCTGCGGTACGGCCAAGATGGGCCCGAACCGTCCCGGTCCGGGCGCACACGTCTCGACCGCCAGCTTCATGGTCGCCGCCGACGCCCGGGGCCGGGGCGTGGGCGGCGCGCTGTGCCGGTTCGCGCTGGACTGGGCCGGGTCGCACGGGTACGCGGGCATGCAGTTCAACGCCGTCGCCGAGTCCAACCACCGCGCGGTCGGCCTCTACGAGCGGCTCGGCTTCGAGGTGGTCGGAACGGTTCCGGGTGCCTTCGCACATCCGACCCTGGGCCGGGTGGGCCTGCACGTGATGTACCGGGAACTGGAGAATCTTCGCGGTTGACCTCGGACCGGAGCACCGGGAAGGTGGTCGGATGACGGGTAAGGACGAGGTACGGGACGGCGTACCGCTGACCAACCTCGATCAACCGCTGTTCGACGGTGCCGATGCCACCAAGCGAGACCTGGTGGACTATCTGGACGCGGTCCACGACCGGCTGATCGGTCAACTGCGGGACCGGCCGCTCTCGGTGATCCGGGTGCTCCGGGGCCAGGCGCCGTTCATGCAGAAGAACGTGCCGAAGTACACCCCGGACTGGATATCGACGGTGCCGGTCTGGGCGGAGGCCTCGAAACGCGAGGTGTCGTACGCCCTCTGCAACGACCGGCGCACCCTGCTGTGGTTCGGCAACCAGCGCGCCGTCGAGTACCACCCCACGCTGGCCCAGATCGAGCAGCGGGAACATCCGACCCACCTGGTCCTCGATCTCGATCCGCCGGACTCCGACGCGTTCCCGCTGGTCGTCCGGGCGGCCCACCTCGTCCGTCAGGCCCTGACCGAGGCCGGGTTGACCGGTGTGGTCAAGACCAGCGGGGCGAAGGGCGTGCACATCTTCGTTCCCGTCGACCGGTCGGCGCCGATCGACGACATCGCCGCGGCCACCCGCGCACTCGCGGCCCGGGCGGAACGGCTCGATCCGGCGCTGGCGACCACCGCCTTCATCCGGGAGGACCGGGACGGGAAGGTCTTCCTCGACTCGACCCGGGCCGGCGGCGCGACGGTGGTGTCGACGTACAGCCCACGGATCAGGGCGGGGACGCCGGTGTCCTTCCCGGTGGACTGGGCCGATCTGGACCGGGTCACCCCGGGCGACTTCACCCTGCGTACCGTGCCGGGTCTGCTCGGCGACGGCGATCCGTGGGCCGACCGGATGCCCGCGCCGCAGCGGCTGGACGCCGACCTGATCGAACAGGGGCGGGCGATCCCGATCGCCCGGGTGCAGGCGATGCACGAGGGCAAGCGGCGGGCACGGGCCCGCCGCGAGGCGGCCGGCTGATCCACCGCTCCGCCCCGCTCACTCCGGCAGGTAGTAGGAGCTGACCGCGGGCTGACCGGTGTAGTTGGGTCCGGCGCGGTCGTCGGCACCGACATAGCGGTACGGCAACGCGCCCGTACCCGGTCCGGTCCGGCTGATCCGCCGCCGCCGCGCGTCGACGGTGAAGCCCGCCGCGCGCAGCTGAGCGTTCAGCCGGCGCCCGGCGGGTCGACCGTCGGCCAGCCGTACGGCCCGCAGGTCGAGATCGGCGACGAACCGGCCACCCTCGGCGAGCCAGCCGGCAACCCGGGTCAGCAGGCCGAGCTTGTCACCGACGTAGTGCAGCCCGTGCACGCAGGTGATCAGGTCGAATCGGCGCGTCGGTGCCCAGCCGCCGACCGGGGCGCAGATCAGTTGCGGCGGCGGGCCGGTACGGGGCGGCGGGTCGAAGTAGTCGACCAGGTCCACTCCGACGAGACTCACCCGGTCGCCCAGACCGGCCCGGTGCAGCCGCTCGGCGCTCTGCTGCAGGGCGCGGGCGCTGCCGCAGCACAGGTCGAGCCAGCCGATCGGAATCTCGCCCGCTGCTCCGGAGCCGGCTGGATCGAGTCGGGCGACGAGCCAGTCGAGCGGGTTGAACCCCAACTCCCGGGTGTAGCTGTTGACGCCGTCGAGCTGGCGTTCCCGGTTCATCGCCGAGTTGGCCACCACGGCCGACGACTCCAGCGTCTCGTCGTCGAGCAGTCCTCCCATGTCGCCGTACTCTTCCAGGTGCCCGCGCCCGCCAGCTGGCCCGGTACGACGGTCAGTTCGGGTCCCGGCGCCAGGCGGGGACTTCGGCGT
The nucleotide sequence above comes from Plantactinospora soyae. Encoded proteins:
- a CDS encoding DIP1984 family protein; translation: MKLAEALADRAAASRRVEQLRGRIVSNARHQEGESPAEDPQQLLAEVGEALDQLESLIRRINLTNAAVAVGDGTLTDALARRDVLRLRHSVVTAAADAAAGTDQRAIVRQLRSELKMLPALPVTELRGQADVLAREIRELDVRIQRTNWEADLLG
- a CDS encoding ATP-dependent Clp protease proteolytic subunit, yielding MTDLHVPMARGGSPSPSSLDDSVYNRLLKERIVFLGSEVTDELANRICAQLLLLAAEDSEQDINLWINSPGGSVFAGMAIYDTMQFIDNDVSTVAMGMAGSMGQFLLCAGTPGKRYALPHARIIMHQPSGGMGGTASDIAIQAEQMLHTKQMLLEMIAQHTGQTYEQIVADADRDRWFTATEARDYGFIDKVVAGASQVPENAETAG
- a CDS encoding AfsR/SARP family transcriptional regulator; its protein translation is MGVQVRGVLVQVLGPVRGWRDGQELDLGPAGRRAVLGLLVLARGHPLPRAELIDALWGDHPPPTAANILQTHVKHLRRQLEPDRRPHSPSTVLPGVGDGYALRLSSEQVDLGRFRTLVGAATAAQRTGDVRGAAVLSGEALALWRGNPMADVPLLADHPKVLALTRERQAAQARYCDAMLELGAGAEVLSTVAEMAAGQPFDEEAQARLIRAYHALGQRAQAFAAYRTVRRRLADELGVDPGPVLAAAHAALLHQPAPDRPVPTGTEPDPPAGAEVGAAPPDPVPAPTPTAVPRQLPADVYGFTGREAELRHLDQLLAVEYDHEPAPAPEDPTDPPSTVAAAAPTPAHRSSDATPAHRSTDAPPPVVIVAICGTAGVGKTALAVHWAHRLRARFPAGQLYVNLRGHDDGQPMPAGDALARLLAALGVPSDEIPLDLDERAARYRTELTDRAMLVVLDNAASVEQVRPLLPGTAPGMALVTSRDTLAGLVALHGARRLALEPLPPADAVGLLRLLVGPRAEAEPQAVTELAEQCARLPLALRVAAELAGSRPDDLLADLVGELADHRRRVRLLDTGGDPRGAVRTVFSWSYRHLAPADAVLFRRLGLHPGADIGTYAAAALAGLDVTRAERILAVLARAHLIQSTGRSRWVMHDLLRAYAAEVCGAEDPEPERAVALTRLLDHYLATAATAMDALYPAERHHRPEVRRPEADERVPVPPIDDRDAARNWLDTERAALVAVCGFAATQGWPGHVVSLANTLYRYLESGHHLDALDIHTQALHAARRSGDEAGQAHALTSLGAVHRLRGRYADAIEHHERALVMHHRGGDRYGQARTRSNLGIVYERLGQRDPAIEHQREALDLYGRLGDRYGEAGALTNLGNVYSELGRYDEAAELLSRSLDLFRVLGDRVGEAIGLCNLGDVQRELGRYDEAAATLRRSLGLFREAGHRNGEATALSNLGRVQTGLGRYDLAAEELGQALAWFQETGHRYGEASVLNSLGDALYAGDHLAEAGVRYRAALAIAVETGDRDEQARAHLGLAQVDRAGTAAPPGPPGPAGWPGQPPLSGDFGLSAPGRRH
- a CDS encoding GNAT family N-acetyltransferase — protein: MLIRSFAEADWPEVWPIVREVVRAADTFTYDPRMTAEQAREIWVEAGPGLTVVAVEDGRVCGTAKMGPNRPGPGAHVSTASFMVAADARGRGVGGALCRFALDWAGSHGYAGMQFNAVAESNHRAVGLYERLGFEVVGTVPGAFAHPTLGRVGLHVMYRELENLRG
- the ligD gene encoding non-homologous end-joining DNA ligase, whose protein sequence is MTGKDEVRDGVPLTNLDQPLFDGADATKRDLVDYLDAVHDRLIGQLRDRPLSVIRVLRGQAPFMQKNVPKYTPDWISTVPVWAEASKREVSYALCNDRRTLLWFGNQRAVEYHPTLAQIEQREHPTHLVLDLDPPDSDAFPLVVRAAHLVRQALTEAGLTGVVKTSGAKGVHIFVPVDRSAPIDDIAAATRALAARAERLDPALATTAFIREDRDGKVFLDSTRAGGATVVSTYSPRIRAGTPVSFPVDWADLDRVTPGDFTLRTVPGLLGDGDPWADRMPAPQRLDADLIEQGRAIPIARVQAMHEGKRRARARREAAG
- a CDS encoding class I SAM-dependent methyltransferase translates to MGGLLDDETLESSAVVANSAMNRERQLDGVNSYTRELGFNPLDWLVARLDPAGSGAAGEIPIGWLDLCCGSARALQQSAERLHRAGLGDRVSLVGVDLVDYFDPPPRTGPPPQLICAPVGGWAPTRRFDLITCVHGLHYVGDKLGLLTRVAGWLAEGGRFVADLDLRAVRLADGRPAGRRLNAQLRAAGFTVDARRRRISRTGPGTGALPYRYVGADDRAGPNYTGQPAVSSYYLPE